The nucleotide sequence GGATGCACCCAACACTTTTCTAATCCCAATTTCTTTGGTGCGCTGCTCCACGATGAAGGCTGATAAGCCAAATAAACCCAGACAGCTTATTACAATGGCCAGCCCACTAAAGAAAGTAGCCAAACTTCCAATCTTTTCTTCTGATCGGAATTTGGTTGAATACGCATCATCAACAAACTCATAGTTAAATGGATGCCCCGGTAAAATCTTCTCAAATGCTGCCTGAATCTTCGGGATTGCTTCTACATATCGTACACCCTTTTTCATTCGGATAAATGAATAGCTTTCGGCATCTTCACTAGCAAAAAGCATCAAAGGCATTGGTGGTTCGTATGGAGATCCTTTGATCATATCCTTGACTACTCCGATGATCGTTAGTTCTTTCTGTCGATCACGCATTCCTCTCTGGGAAATCAATCGTTTTCCCACTGGATTTTCCAAGCCCATTTGCTCCACAGCAGACTCACTGATAATGATATTTTGTGTTTCATCTCCATGCTCTCGTGAAAAGTCTCTTCCTGCTAATAACTCCCACTTGGTGGCTGCACCGTATTCCGGGGTAACGAAAATGGTATTGAATGAAAAAGAGTATGCAGCGTCATTTTGCTCCAAGCGAAATCCACCATTGTTTCCAAGCGTATTCATCAATGGATAATTGGCAGATGCCATTTCTTCAACCATTCCTGTCTGTTTCACTGTTTCACGCAACACATCAAATTTTTTGTAGAATTCACTTGAGCGTCCTCTGACTGTAATCAAATCTTCCTGATCGTAACCAACCGGCCGAGACTTAGCATGCTGAATTTGATTATGTACCGTGAAGGTTCCTATCATCAATAAGATAGAAATAGCAAACTGAAAGACGACCAGAATTTGCCTTAGTCGAACACTTGCTTTCCCCTGTCTCAAGGTGCCGCCAAGTGCTTTCAACGGGCTGAATGAAGAAAGGAACAGCGCCGGATAGCTTCCAGCAACAATGGCAGAAAACAGAGTGAAAAAGATCCCTATCAGCCAAAACTCCGGAACGTCCCAAGGTAAGCTTAAGTCTTTGTCGGAAATGCCATTAAACCATGGAAGAATCAACCAGGTAACTAGAATAGATACCACAAAAGATACTGAAGCATAAAGCACAGACTCGGCTAAAAACTGTGATACCAATTGTTTTCTTTGTGATCCTACCGTTTTGCGAATCCCAACCTCTTTGCCTCGACTTTGATAACGTGCCGTGTTTAGATTCATGAAATTGATACAAGCAAGCATGAGCACGAAGATGCCAATGGCTCCATATAATCTAATAAAAACAACTCGATTACTGGTCATCTGGCTTCCATCAACAGAGTTAAAATCAGCTTTAAGTCGCCAATCTTTCATGGGGAGAAGGAGCAAGTCCATTGGCCCATTTTCCTCTGAGATGTTATCTGTCAGTGCGTCCTTAATGATTGCTGAAGCTTCTTCTGCTTCAACTCCATCGTTTAATTGTGCATATATTTTCGTATTGTAGTTGTTCCATGTTGGTGGGCTATCATCATTATAAATCAGCTCCATAGAGAGTATGAAATCCATGTCGGAGAAAGTAGAATTGAGTGGAATATCCTTGTATACACCATTTACAATCAACTGCGTTGATGTATTAATCTGCACAAACTCGCCAATGGGATTTTGATCGATGAAAAGAGTTTTAGCCAGTGACTCAGACAGAAGCACTGCTTCTTTATTTTCTAATGAAGCCTGTCCCGCTATCATTTCAAGAGAAAGCATTTCGGGAGCATCGGTAGAAAAAAAGTATCCTAAACGCTCCAATGACTGTTTTCCGACGGTTACCACCAACTGCTGGTTTCTATAGAAAGTAATAGCTACTTTCTGGAATATAGTTGGATAGGTTTGTTTTAAATGCTCACCCAATTTGCTCACGTGAGAACTGTTGACCTCTATCTCTCCATTTTCCATCTCTTTTCTAAGCACCTGCACGATGCTCTCGTAGTTTTTGTGATGCGTGTTGAATGAGAGTTCGTCATGAATCCACAAGCCGATGAGGGTAGTGACTATCATACCCATGGCAAGTCCACCAATGTTAATAGCTGAAAATACCTTGTTCTTTTTGAGAATGCGATAGCTGATTTTGAAGTTGTGCTTGATCATAGTCGGAATAATTGAGTTTGACTTAAAAAATTTGAAAGCAAAAGGTCGGAGGTAATTGAAGACTTGATACCAATAGTTGAGCTTTGCTCGTCTCAATGATTTTTTTTCTATAGTCCAGTAGAATTTTTCATCAAGATCGCCGAGTACCTCTTCTGCTAATTCCTTTTTTAAGAATAGAAGTAGAAATTTCTCAGCTAGTTTTGGTGGCCTTAAATTGTTCACCCAAAAACAAAGTTGAGTTTACCTTCTGCAAAGGCAGGAAATTGATTCCAAAGTGTCATTTTGAGCTCTCTGGAAATCTCCAGTGCCCGCTGACCTGTGGCCGTAATGGTGTAGATTCTTTTTCTTCGGCCTCCACGCTCAGCTGATGATTCTCCCATTTTCGAGGTAAGAAATCCTTTTTCCTCAATTCGACTCAGCGTAGAATGTACTGCGCCAATAGAAACTGGTCGTTTAGTTTGAGTTTCAAATTCCTCAGCAATCTTGAAGGCATATGCTTGGTCTCCGAGAATGCCAACGAGCAACAGAATCGTTTCTTCAAAGTCTCCTAGTTTACTTTCTTTCATTTTACTTACTACTAAATTGTAGAACAAATATACGGAGCTTATTTTAATTTGTTCTACATTTTAGTAGTAAACAAGAATTTATTCGTTTCTGAGTGATTCAGTAGGGTTTGATCGTATCACCTTAATGGAGTGCAGAGATACAACAAGCATCGAAATGATAATGAGGCTGACGCTCGGTACCACAAATTCCCAAGCACTCAGATCTATTCGATAACTATAATCTGATAGCCATTTCTCCGAAGACAGATAACTGACCGGAACCCCAACCAGTATCGCAATTGCCAGCATAAGAGAGAATTGTTTACTTAGAAGGATCAATATTTCACTAGCTGAAGCACCAAGCACTTTCCTGATTCCAACTTCCTTGGTTCGCCTTTGCACTTCAATGGCTGCAATGCCTAACAGGCCTAGGCATGAAATGATAAGTGCCAATATGGAAAAAGACTTGAATACAAAAAACATATTGTTCTCCTTGGCATAAAGCTGTTGAAGTCTGTCATTGACAAAACTAAACTGAGTAATCGCATTCGGTGATTTTTCCTTCAGACTAGCTTCAATGTATTCCATGGTTTCAATTGGATTTTCGCCGTTGATCTTAAACAACAAGTTGCCTGCCCAAGATGGCTTAAGACACATGGCCAATGGTGCCACATCGCTGTGTAGTGAATAGTGATTCACGTCTTTGAATACTCCAATAATGGGTCCTTTTTCATCTCTATATTGAGCAATCGTTCCTACCATATTGCGATCCCAGTTTTTAGCTATTTGTTCGCTTACCAGAAAAACGACAGACGTATCCACTTTAGCTCTAAAATTCCGGCCTTCGATCAGTTCCATTCCCATTACATCCAAATAAGCCTCATCGGTCCATAGCATATGGGTCGCACCATAGTCAACTTCGGGATCAGCATCCGCAGGTCTAAAATATTCTCTGCTTAATGGTTCGCCCACTACATTGGATGCAAGTGAAACCTCGCTGATGTTTGAATTTTGCTTAAGCGATGCAAAAAAAGATCGATGGTTCTTGCGAATTTCTTTTCCTAAGTTTCCGTAAGTTTTAAGCGTAACTACCTGATCAGTATCAAATCCTAAATCCTTCTTTTTAATGAAATTCATCTGACGATTGACCACCATTGTAGAGATCAGTATGAAAAGCGAGAGAGTAAATTGAAATACAATCAATCCCTTTCTGAACAAGGAAATACTAGCCTTGGGGTTGACATTCTTTACAATTGACTCGGAAAGCTTTTGTCTGGTAACAAGTAGCGCAGGATACATTCCGGAAAGCACGCCAAGTAAAATAGCTAGCGAGGCAATGAGCATAATATTCGTGGAGACAATAAGCTCAACCCATGTAATGGTCAAGTTGGCCAATGCATTGTAGTATGGTAGGAATATCAGGCATAAGATCAATCCGAGCGTAGCGGCAAGCATCGCCGTGACACATGCTTCTAGCAGCAATTGAAAAACTAGTTGCTTCCTTTGTGCCCCTGCAATCTTGCGTAACCCAATTTCTTTCACACGCTTAAAGGCTAATGTTGTGAAAATATTAATGAAATTGACACTGGCTATGATGATGATGAAAATGGCAAGCGTCCCGAAAATGTAGATATATGTGATGCTACTATTTGGTCCCATTTCACCTGTCCTATTTGACTTTAGATGGATATCTGTCAAAGGCATGACTTCAAAGAATTGACCATTCAAAGCCATCTCCTCAGCAGCCTCCTCATTGAAATAGTGCACGGTAAAATCTGACATCCTTTGCCTCAATTTTGTAACACTTTTCTGATCGTCCAGAAGTGCATAGGAATACATCACCATCCACCCACGTGAACCTGTCCAGTCTTCGGGAATCTGCTCATAAAAAGTAGGCATTGAAACCAAGACTTCTGCCTTTAGGTGAGACTTTTCCGGAAGGTCAGCAATCACCCCTGTGACTTCAAATTTTCGTTTCTCTTCATTAATTTCTATAGATTTCCCAATTGGATTTTCGTTTCCAAAAACCTTTGAAGCGATGCTTTTAGTTAGGACGACTGTATAAGGTTTATCTAGAGATCCTTTTTTAGATCCTTGTAAAAAATTCAAGTCAAAAACGTGTATTACAGATTCGTCTGCTTGAAAAATTCCCTCTGAAATGAATTGTTTTTCTTTTGTCCCAATCACAGAGGCGTTTCCTCCATACTTCGCAAAGCGAGCTACATCTTCTATTTCAGGGAAGAAAGACTTGAGTTCCTCAGCAAATGACGGTGGTGATTGAGCCCAATCTTTACTAGAAGACACACGGAAAATTCTATCATGCTTAGCGTACTCTTTTTCAAAACTTAATTCGTGATTGATGTGGATGAAAATGATCAAGCTTATAGATATTCCAATAGCCAAACCCATCATGTTTCCCAAGCTGTAGACTTTATGCTTGCGGATGTTTCTTAGTGAAAGTTTTATTGAATGTTTTATCATGCTTAGTTGATTAAAGCTTATTGATTGATTAGAAAGCCTACTATTGTAGGTACGTATGAAAAGAATAGCATTCCACACGTAGAATAATTTTGCTTTGAAGATCCCTTTCTCTTGTTTCCAGATGGTAAACATTTCTTCTAGATCCCCAATTATTTCCTGCGTATAGTAAGGGTGACTGTACCATTTTACCAGTCGGACGGCCCACTTTGGGGGAGTTCCATTTTTCATGATTGACCTCCTTCCCAAAGTATTTGCGGCATATGCTGCCACATGTTTTCACGCAGCTGACGTGCTTCATTTATAGCTTTCTTTCCTAAGAGTGTGATCTCGAAAAGACGCTTGGTTCTACCTCCTCTACTTTCGGTAGCTCCTCCCATTCTTGACTCTAAGAATCCTTTTTTCTCGAGTCTTATGAGAGTAGAATGAATAGTACTCAGTGTTGACTTTCTTGAAGAAAACTTCTCTACCTCCTCTTTTACTGACACGCCATATGCATCTTCCTGAAGAATACCGACTGCCAGTAGACAGAGTTCTTCAAACTCGCCAAGTGATGTTCCTTTCATAATACTATTCCCGGTTTCATTTATTTGTTCCGCTTTTGCCAAAGTAATATACGATAAATATTAGATTCGGTTTTGCCGATGTAATAAAATCACATAATTGAGTTTCTGTATTTAGCGAATACTAATTGTAGATGACATCTAATTTTTTTTGTCACATTTTGTAGACATGTGCCTCAGAGTGTTACCATTGTCAACAGACTGTGTACCATATGAAATGATAACAATATTTATATAACTTCCTGATAAATAGTCAGTTATATTTATCCCGCTACGTTGGCACATTATTGTAATATCAGTTATAGAAATTATTCGAAACTAAAATTATTACGATTATGAAAAAGTTAATAGCTAAAAGTCTTTTACTAGTGGCAATGTTTGTGTTTGCAGGTACTATATCGATGAAAGCACAAGATTCAAATCAACCAGCAAACACAGAGCTTCAGCAAGATCAACAAGAGCAGATTGCTATAAAGGATGTTCCAAAAGTGGTGCAGGATTCATTCAAGAAAGATTTTGAAGGCATAAAAATTGAAAAAGCATATAAAGTGAGTGCTAAAGAAGGTATTAACTACATGCTGGTGGTTACTTACGAAAACGAGAAGTGGTCATTAAAATATGATGCAAACGGAAAGTATCTGGAAAAGACTAAAATAGGTTCATAAAGTACGAGATTCATTGCACCTTTTTATGAAGCTTAGCAGACATTGCTAAGCTTTTTTTGTTTACTTACTCAAAGTAAATGAGCTTAGCATATGGCTAAAATATTAGTTGTAGATGATGATCCTTCTTTCAATAAAATGCTCATCACATTTCTAATTAGGAATAGCTTTGAAACAACGGCTGCTCATTCGTCGCAATCTGCCCTGAGGGCACTAGATAATAACTCTTTTGATCTTGTTTTAACTGATTACAAGCTGCCTGATTTTAATGGGTTGGAACTCATTGAAAAAATCAAAAAAAAAGAGCCTAATCTTCCTGTAATTCTTATGACCACTTACAGTGACGTGCGAACTGCTGTAAAGTCTATTCAGTTGGGAGCTTATGAGTTTTTGACTAAACCCGTAAATCCTGATGAACTGCTGTTGCTTGTGCAACGAGTGCTCTCAATGGACAAAAAGCAGGAAGTAAGTAAAGAAAATAAAGCTAGCGCCAATGAGTACATCGCCGGAGATAATGAATCAGGTCGGGAGCTGATTCAGCATATTGAGTTAGTAGCACCTACTAAAATGAGCGTGCTGATTTTAGGTGAAAGTGGTACTGGAAAAGAATATGCCGCACGCATGATTCATCAAAAAAGTAAGCGAAAAAGTAACGTCTTCTTCGCTGTGGACTGTGGTGCTCTTTCTAAAGAACTGGCTCCCAGTGAACTTTTTGGACATATAAAAGGAGCTTTTACAGGCGCATCACAAAATAAAAAAGGAGCTTTTGAACTTGCAAATGGTGGTACGCTTTTTTTAGATGAAATAGGAAATCTCAGTTATGAGGTACAGGTACAACTACTTCGTGCATTGCAGGAGCGGAAAATTCGTAAAGTAGGGGATGATACAGACATCTCCGTGGATGTAAGAATACTGGCGGCCACTAACGAAGCTCTGATGGATACCTCTGAGACAACTGATTTTCGCCTCGATTTATACCACCGAATCAATGAATTTACTTTGAAAATTCCACCTCTCAGGAAACGAATAGAGGATTTTGAAAAGTTTGTGGATCATTTCTTACACCTGTCCTCAAACGAATTGAATAAAGATGCGCCGGCAATTTCATCTGACGTAATGCAAATATTTAAAAATTATCACTGGCCGGGAAATCTTCGTGAGCTAAGAAATATTATCAGAAGGTGTGTATTGCTGAGCACTGGAGATAAAATCACCTTATCTCACTTACCAGAAGAGATAAAAAATTCCATTCAAGATGGTAATGAAAAAACAGCAGGGACGAATCGAGAAAATATTAACAAAGAGGATTTAAAAGCTCTTCAGAAAGAGACTGAGAAAGAAGCCATTATCCGAGTACTGAAGGCCGCTAAATACAATAAGAGCAAAGCAGCAGAAACACTAAATATCGATCGAAAGACTTTGTATAGGAAGCTTAAGAAATATGATATTGATCATTGATCTCTTCAAATTTTCTAATTGCTTTTTCTAGCTCTAAGATAGCTTCATTGGCCAGTTCTTTAGCTCGATCAAAATTTGAAATTTCAACGTATAGCTCAATTGATCTTAACAGTTCGCTTATGTGATGCTGCTTCGTATGTTCATAAGTAGGTATCATCCGGTGAGTCAGCTCCGCTAATTCTAGCCATTTTTCCTGATCGAGCAAGTACTTGTATGACTCCAATTGTTTTTGGTTATTGGTTTTTAGCTCTGCTAGTAGTTCTTTCAGCAATGCTGGGTTATCTCCGGCAAATTTTTTAAGATCACTAAGGTCAATGTTAGAAACGTTTTGTTCACCTTTTTCTTTACTACTAACACTCTCTTTTACAGCCTTATCAGGCAATAGATCTGCAAGAACCAGATCTATTTCTTCTTCTTCATAAGGCTTGCTGCAGATAGCTTGTATATCCATAGACAAAACTTCATTCTTTTGTTCTTTTTGGATATGTGCTGTAATCGCCACTATAGGTTTGTCAAATCCATTTTTGCGACATGATTTTACTAAATCTTCACCTCTCATTCCAGGCATCTTCAAGTCGGTAAACAACAAATCAACTTGCTTTTCATTCTTTTGTAAAAAGCCTAACGCATCAAGAGGATTATGAAAAACTTTCACTTGAGCCTTTCTCCGGGTCAAAATCGTTTTGAGCAGTAGAGCATTCCAGTGATCGTCTTCCACCAATACTATGTATGCATTAGGGAGATTTAATTCCCCAATCTCTTCGGATGGTAGAACCTCAGGCAAAGATCGCTCATCTACTTTTACCATAGGGATGACAACTTTAAAACTACTGCCTTTTCCCTTGTTGCTTTCGGCATGAATGCTTCCTTTCATAGCCTTTGTTAGCCTGTAGCAGATCGCCAAACCCAATCCCGTACCTCCGAACCTGTCTGCAGTATCATTTTCCTCCTGACTAAACACATCGAATATGGCAGATAATTTTTCGCTCGCGATACCAATTCCTGTGTCCGAGACAATAACCGAAAAGTAAAATTTCTCCTTATACCAATGTCCATCAAAAGTCACAGTTATATGACCAGAGCTGGTAAATTTTACGGCGTTGCTAAGTAGGTTGCTTATGATTTGTTTGACTCGAAAAGCATCTCCCAGAAGCCATTGTGGCAATTCATTGGATTCTGTTAGCTTTAGTTTAAGACCTTTTTCTTCAGCATTTAGCAAAAACATCTTTTTGATGTCATTTTTTAACTTCTCAGTAGAAAATGGCGTTTTATTGATATGAAGTTTTCCCGATTCGATCTTCGAGTAGTCCAAAATGTCATTTACGAGCTCCATTAGGTAGCCTGAAGAACCGCTTACAGCGTGCATATACTTTTGCTGACTACCAGAAAGACTGGTATTTTCTAAAATCTTGGTAAATCCTAAAATGCTGTTTAAAGGAGTACGAATTTCATGACTCATATTGGAGAGAAAGCTTCCCTTTATGTTGGCAAGTTTCTCCGCTTTTGATTTAGCTATTTCCAGTTGCTTTCTCAAGTAAGATGCCTTCGTGATATCCTTCGTGATAAATATGAATAAGATACTTCCTATTAGCAAACTGACTACACCTATGATCACAATTACCCTGGTCGAATCTGTAGCCAGGATGAATGCACTCTTGCGTCTGGCGTTTGCTGCCTCACGTTCACTTTTATCCAGATTTGTTATAATGGATCTGATCTGTTTCATAAATATCTGATCCTGTTCAATCATTGCCAGTTCCTGTCTTGTCAGGTTTTGGAGAAACTGCACTTCTTTTCCCTCTGTCTCAGTCAGTATCTTTTTGACTTGCTGCAAAACAGAATCTGGAGAATAGGATTTAATAGTTGCCGTATCATGAGAAGTTCTTTCAAACGTATAGTAATCGTATTCTACTTTGGTGACGGTATCTACTATGTATGAATTTCCAAAAAGTCTTTTTACTGAACTCCAAAAACCCTTAGAGGTATCTTCCCTATTGATTATATGCTTTTTTTCGATGGGCTTTAAGCTTCCAGAAATATCTGTTTTAGAATATACTTTCTGCTCCAGCACAGAAGTATCTGTAGTAGAAGCTTCTATTTGCTCCCTTGCAAGTGTGGTAAAAGCGATCGATTGCCTTTGCCTTTTGAGTACGAAGAATTTATTGAGATAATCAATCTTCTTTTGAAGAATTACATCCAGAGAATCTATTCTTTTCAATTGGGCACTATCATTTCGATTCAGAGTCGCTAACTGATCAATGCCCAGACGGGTTTTATCAATTAGCCCCTGATAGTTTCTTGCTGCAGATATATTTCCTGTAATTATATAGTTCTGAATATAGTTTTCAGCAGAAATAAAATCTTGAAAGGTTGAGTTGATCAGTGCTACTTTTTCATTTGGTTGACTTAGCTGGTAAATAGACCCTGAAAGCTGATCAAACTTGTGGGTGGTCCATAAAATAGCTCCTGCAGCGATTACCGCTGCAATAGACAAGATCAGCCATATCTTAATTTTTAAACTTTTTTCAGGACTTGCAGCCATATTATCAAATCCAGCTTACCGCTTATGTTTTTACTAAAACGAAAGGTTTACATAAGATTGTTATGACCCAGTTATCTTGTTCATCAAATTAATACGTTCCTATCATTTTTATTAGTTCCTATTTACCGATGTAATGTATATGCACAAAATAGAGCCACTCCAGTTGTCTTACGCAAGTGCTAACAAGATTAAATTTGATCTATTTCAGAAGTTCCATTTCAATCGAATGAATATGAGCCTTGCCTGAACCTTATAGTCGTCAAAAAACTTGTCGTAATAAATCTGAGAAATCAGATCTAGATCCAGATTTTGCTTCACGGAAAATGTTACGGATGGATTGATAAAAAGCGCATCCCTTTTACTTGGATAGTAAATGGTGGCTACTCCCCCATTTATGAGTGGATGAAAACTGTAGCTTGCTTGCAGAAAAGTAGCATAGCGGAAAGGGGAGAGTTCTTTGGCAGTAATTCGATCGGTAGCAAAAAGGTTGATGTTTTCCTGGAAATCGGGTGTAACTGAAGCAGCAGTATTAACAAGCAACGAACCGTTGATGTAAAACGAACTTTCGAATGAATAATCCAAAGCGACTGTAAAAAGTAATGCTTCATCTCCTTTCCCTGTGTAAGGTGAGAAATAAGTAAACTCTCCTTTAAATCCAGCATCTTTTATGTTTCCCGCCCATCCAAAACCAACTGTATAGTCTTCTCTTGCCTTTCCAGCCAGCAACTGAAAATCGTAGTTCCACTTATTCCAAGCCCATTTGCCTGCTATAACCATATCATCAAATTCACCAGCAGTGTTGCTGGCTAATTCCAAGCTTGATGCTACACCCGTATATTTTTTAATACTTACAGCATCGCTTCCAGGTCGTTCTTCATAATCAAAATCAAAAAAGGAATAAGCGTTGAAAAGATCGTTGGGGTTCCAAACTACATTGATTCCCCAATTAATTCGCTGACGTCCAACTCGAACTTCCCAATCATTCTTATACCACTCAAGGTAAGCGCGATCGACCATTGTATGGCCTAAGATGCTATTCTTACCATTCATGGCAGATAGGTCAAAATGGTCGTTATTAACATCGACTAATTTCCCATAATTCGGAATACTTTTCACTGTCTCACCCCAGAAAAATCGATTTCTCAGTTCAATCTTTACATTGATTTCATCATTGGGAAACCACTTGAAATTAAGGCGATTGTGTATCAGGTTGTCAAAGGTGGTAGAGTCGTTGGAGATATTCACATTTACCAGATCCTTGACATACCCTCTTATCCACCAGTTCTTCTCCTTTTCTTGTTTTTGACTCCAACTTGGAATGTAAATCAAAAAAGCCAGCATTATGATGAGCAGCTTTTTCACACCGCTTCTAGTACTTCTTTCTTTTTGTCTGATGCGATTGCTCCATCGACTAAGGTGATCACTCTTCTCGCCCGGTCTATTACTCGCTGATCATGTGTCGAAAAAACAAAGGTGACACCCTCACCATGATTCAATTTAGCCATGATATCCAATAGCTTACCAGCCGTTTTAGAGTCAAGGTTAGCCGTAGGTTCATCAGCTAAAACGAACTGCGGCTTAGATGCTAGCGCTCGAGCTACTGCAACTCGTTGCTGCTGACCACCCGAAAGCTTGCTTGGTTTCTTATTCATTTGATCGAGCAGACCGACTTCTTCCAAAAGCTGATGAACCCGTTGATTCCTTACCTCATCAGGGACCTTTTGCAATAACATGACAAACTCCACATTTTCTTTGGCTGTCAAAACTGGAATAAGGTTATAAGCCTGGAAAACAAAACCGATATTCCTCAACCTGAAATCGATCAACTCATTTTTGGAGAGTTGAGTGATATCTTGATTATGAAGCCAAATCTTCCCAGCTGTTGGACTGTCGAGTCCTCCAATCAGATTTAGCAAGGTGGTTTTACCAGAACCGGATGGCCCCACAAGAGCGGTGAATTCTCCTTTCTCAATATGTAGATGTACATCATTTACTGCTTTCACAGGTACTACACCTTCATATACTTTGGTGAGATCTTCTGTGTGAATAATGCAGTTTTCGTGATTTTCAAGTTCTTTCTTCATATCATTCAAATTTTTCTAATCGCCGTGACTGGGTTCAGTCGCAATGCTGTAATTGCCGGGTAAATCGATGACAGTATCGCAGTGACAAGTACTAGCCCCATGATCCTGATATAATATTCAAATGCTAATTCGGGGTAAATCATTGATTTGAATCCGTATTGGGCGTAACCCTCCGCGTATATGCTTGATAGGTCTAAGCCATATTTTCCTAAATATTCAATAGTCGCATATGACAGCAATAAGCCAAAAGGAGCAGCTATCATGACCATAAAAATGGTTTCCAATGAAATCATCCCGAACAGACGGATTTGGTTCATTCCTATAGCCATCAACATTCCTATTTCTCGTACGCGCTCCAAGACTGCCATTAGCATGGTATTGATAATACCGAAGGAGAGGGCCACCAAAATGACGATCAGAAATATGATCATGGATTGATCCATGGTTTCAATCATCATACTTAACTCGGGCGATAGTTCTTTCCAGGACTCGATGGTCAAGTCAGAATAAGTTAGTTGCAACTCTTTTTGCAAGTCCTCTAGCTGTTTCGCTTCTTTAAGCAGTATAGCGATCTCATGATAGTCTGATCCATCCCCCAAAAGTTTAGACAGGTCTTTTCCTTGTGTATAGACATTTAGTCCCTCAAGCGCCGAATTATGACTTTTATAGATTCCCTTCACCCGAAAAGCTCCTGCAACTATGTCTTTGTTTGTGTCTTGAAATGTTAAGACAACTTTTGACCTCAACTTTATCTTTAGCTTCTTGGCCAGCTTTTCTCCAATAACTATCTTATTCCTGTCACCAGCATTAAGGTATTCCCCTTCTGTTATAAAGTCCTCCAGTTTGGTCAATTGGTTCTCTTTTTCAGGATCTATTCCTATTAATTTTGCACCTACTGATGCGGTTGGAGAGTTGATCATTCCTAAAACCAAAACCCTACCTGCCCCCGTATGCACGGAAGGATGATCGGCAAGCGACTTCATTGTTTGTGAACTATTTGAGATCGTAAATTTTGGATCATTGTCCTCCTGATAATCTGGATGATGCAGTTGCATGTGGCTAATTTCCGTCTCTATCGCATCCTTCAATCGCTGATCCATCATCCCAAATACGTATGCCATGATGAAG is from Marinobacter alexandrii and encodes:
- a CDS encoding ABC transporter permease is translated as MNNLRPPKLAEKFLLLFLKKELAEEVLGDLDEKFYWTIEKKSLRRAKLNYWYQVFNYLRPFAFKFFKSNSIIPTMIKHNFKISYRILKKNKVFSAINIGGLAMGMIVTTLIGLWIHDELSFNTHHKNYESIVQVLRKEMENGEIEVNSSHVSKLGEHLKQTYPTIFQKVAITFYRNQQLVVTVGKQSLERLGYFFSTDAPEMLSLEMIAGQASLENKEAVLLSESLAKTLFIDQNPIGEFVQINTSTQLIVNGVYKDIPLNSTFSDMDFILSMELIYNDDSPPTWNNYNTKIYAQLNDGVEAEEASAIIKDALTDNISEENGPMDLLLLPMKDWRLKADFNSVDGSQMTSNRVVFIRLYGAIGIFVLMLACINFMNLNTARYQSRGKEVGIRKTVGSQRKQLVSQFLAESVLYASVSFVVSILVTWLILPWFNGISDKDLSLPWDVPEFWLIGIFFTLFSAIVAGSYPALFLSSFSPLKALGGTLRQGKASVRLRQILVVFQFAISILLMIGTFTVHNQIQHAKSRPVGYDQEDLITVRGRSSEFYKKFDVLRETVKQTGMVEEMASANYPLMNTLGNNGGFRLEQNDAAYSFSFNTIFVTPEYGAATKWELLAGRDFSREHGDETQNIIISESAVEQMGLENPVGKRLISQRGMRDRQKELTIIGVVKDMIKGSPYEPPMPLMLFASEDAESYSFIRMKKGVRYVEAIPKIQAAFEKILPGHPFNYEFVDDAYSTKFRSEEKIGSLATFFSGLAIVISCLGLFGLSAFIVEQRTKEIGIRKVLGASIPTLWKLLSKDFSLLVVISSVLAIPAASYFLNGWLENYEYRIEITWWMYAIAAIGGFFIALFTVSYHSLKASLGNPVDALRSE
- a CDS encoding helix-turn-helix transcriptional regulator, which gives rise to MKESKLGDFEETILLLVGILGDQAYAFKIAEEFETQTKRPVSIGAVHSTLSRIEEKGFLTSKMGESSAERGGRRKRIYTITATGQRALEISRELKMTLWNQFPAFAEGKLNFVFG
- a CDS encoding ABC transporter permease; translated protein: MKNGTPPKWAVRLVKWYSHPYYTQEIIGDLEEMFTIWKQEKGIFKAKLFYVWNAILFIRTYNSRLSNQSISFNQLSMIKHSIKLSLRNIRKHKVYSLGNMMGLAIGISISLIIFIHINHELSFEKEYAKHDRIFRVSSSKDWAQSPPSFAEELKSFFPEIEDVARFAKYGGNASVIGTKEKQFISEGIFQADESVIHVFDLNFLQGSKKGSLDKPYTVVLTKSIASKVFGNENPIGKSIEINEEKRKFEVTGVIADLPEKSHLKAEVLVSMPTFYEQIPEDWTGSRGWMVMYSYALLDDQKSVTKLRQRMSDFTVHYFNEEAAEEMALNGQFFEVMPLTDIHLKSNRTGEMGPNSSITYIYIFGTLAIFIIIIASVNFINIFTTLAFKRVKEIGLRKIAGAQRKQLVFQLLLEACVTAMLAATLGLILCLIFLPYYNALANLTITWVELIVSTNIMLIASLAILLGVLSGMYPALLVTRQKLSESIVKNVNPKASISLFRKGLIVFQFTLSLFILISTMVVNRQMNFIKKKDLGFDTDQVVTLKTYGNLGKEIRKNHRSFFASLKQNSNISEVSLASNVVGEPLSREYFRPADADPEVDYGATHMLWTDEAYLDVMGMELIEGRNFRAKVDTSVVFLVSEQIAKNWDRNMVGTIAQYRDEKGPIIGVFKDVNHYSLHSDVAPLAMCLKPSWAGNLLFKINGENPIETMEYIEASLKEKSPNAITQFSFVNDRLQQLYAKENNMFFVFKSFSILALIISCLGLLGIAAIEVQRRTKEVGIRKVLGASASEILILLSKQFSLMLAIAILVGVPVSYLSSEKWLSDYSYRIDLSAWEFVVPSVSLIIISMLVVSLHSIKVIRSNPTESLRNE
- a CDS encoding PadR family transcriptional regulator; this translates as MKGTSLGEFEELCLLAVGILQEDAYGVSVKEEVEKFSSRKSTLSTIHSTLIRLEKKGFLESRMGGATESRGGRTKRLFEITLLGKKAINEARQLRENMWQHMPQILWEGGQS